DNA from Nitrospirota bacterium:
ACGGTCCAGACCCCGTGTGGCCTCCACCCAAGGCATGATACGGACTCGTGACGGCGTGATGGCCTCGGCGTCCACCCGCCGCACCCACTTCCACAGGATCCCGCTCGCCCGCGAGTAGAACGAGGTCAGGAAAAGCCCAAGGTGCCCACGCCGGTCGAGTTGGCTCGCCAAGTGGAACGCATGAAACTTGCTGGATGCGGCAAGAAGGATCTTCATGAATGGAAGGCGTGAAGCACGGCCTGAACGAAACCGTCCGCGCTTCGACGATGGTTCCAAGACCGAATCTTCCCCAGCGAAGCCTTCCCCATCGACCGCCGGAGCTTTGAGTCCCTGAGGAGACGTTTCAGATAGCCCCCCAGCAATTCGACATGACCCGCAGGGTAAACGAAACCGTTCGCGCCGGCTTCGACCAGATCCTCGGCGCACGGAACCCGATCGCTGGCAATCACCGGCAGCCCGGCGCACATCGCTTCATTCACGGCCAGGCCGAAGGTCTCCCCGGGCCCCGAAGGCATGACGAAGACGTCCGCCAACGCATAGAGGCCCGGCATGGCCGATTGATTCTGGAATCCGGTGAAGACAGCATGGACACGATTGAGGTTCGCCACTCGTCGCCGGAGGTCTTCGCGCAAGGGCCCGTCACCTACAACAAGCAGACTCACATCCAGACCGCACCGGTCCAACGCCTCCAAGACGTCGCCCGGACGTTTTCGTTCGATGAGTTTTCCCGAAAACATCACCATCGGCCGATCCGGGGGAAGATTCCAACGGCTCAACGCCGCCGCCCGCTCCCGGCGCCGCCTCGCGGCTTCGCGGATGAAGAAGTCGTTGTCCACGGCATAGGGCGCAAGAAAAATTCGATCGCGCGGGACGCCATGAGCCTCGTAAAACCGCCGGCTCGACGTGCCGATGGCGGCGCATGCGCCGGCCCGGGAGCAGAGCGCGCGCAGGAGACGTTCACGAATGCCCCCCTTGGGCCTTTCATTCGCGGGCAACCACACACTCTCGCCCGCCAACACGACGGGAACTCCGCGCAGGCGGGCGGCGAGAAAGGCCAGCCAATAGGTTGAAATCGCATAGCCGTGGATGGCCACCACGTCGAACGATCCGCGGACAATCGGAGGGATGACGCCGGGATTGATCAGCCGCCAGAAAAACGCCCGCGAGGGAACAAACGGAAGGGGGGACACGTTCCGTAGGAATTCGTGGTCGTAACCTCCCAGGAGAGGAACATCCCACTTGAACTTCGACCGGAAGTCGGCGTCGAAGCCGGAAGACGGCCCGAAGTTCTCGCAGTAGAGAACCGTGAGCCGGATCTCCCTGCGCGCGGCCAGTCGACGGAAGAAAGGAGCATGGTATTGGACCGGATGCTGGACGATGTAGGCGACTCTCAATTGGGCCATAGATACGCGAGATTTTCCTTGACCCTCTCACCGAACACTTCGAAAGAGAAATTCTCCCGGGCGGTTTCACGCAGGACGGCCGGATCGGTGAGCGAAGACCCCACTCGCTTGTCCAGGATCGATTCAATCGCTGCCGCAATTTCGGGCGGTGACAGGGGGTTGACGAGAAGCCCCAATCTCCCATCCAGCAGGGCATCACGAGATCCATCCCCATTCCCGGCAATGACCGGTTTCCCGCAGGCGAGGGCTTCGAGGTAGACGATGCCGAACCCTTCGAACCGGCTCGGCATCACGAAGACGTCGCAGGCCCGGTAGTACCCGACGCACTCATCGGGCCCGGCCGGACCCGCAAACACGACCCGGTCCCGAACGCCGTCCTCCTGCGCCGCTCGCTCGAGTCTCGCGCGATCATCGCCCTCGCCGACGATGACGTAGCGCAGGTCGGTGAATTTCGGCGCGAGGATCTTCACGGCATGTATGACCTCGGCATGTCCTTTGTATCGTTCGGTGGACGCCAATCGCCCAACCGTCAACAGGACTCTCTTTCCGCTGAGATGGAGGCGCTCAAGAAGTTCGGGAGGCGCCGGCCCCGGCGTGAAAGTGTTGAAATCCGCAGGACGAGGCAGGACGCGGATCTTCGAGGCGTCAACCGGCTGGATGGATAGGATCAAATCCTTCGTAAACCGGCTGGCCGCATGGATCATGCGCGCCCGTCGGATCCCGCGGGACAAGATCCCGCGCGGGGCAAGGGCCAGCTCCCAGGCGTGCGTCTCAAGGATAAACGGAAGCCGCAACCCGTAATGCAGAGTGAGGGCGACCGGCAGGAAGTTGACATGGCCGCACCACACCGCATCCGGTCGGTGGAACACCGCCTGCCCCAGCGCCAGCGTCGCCCATCGGACTTTGGACAGTCCGGAGGGGCGAGGGCCGCCCGCCCTGATCCGGATTCGACCCTGCGAGGCGGGGGGTGTCAGGAGAGCCGTGATTCCGGGTGAACCCCGGAGCAACAGAACCTCCGCATCGAGAACGACCGGCGATGCGCAGACGGCTTTCAGAAGATGGCGCGAGTAGCCCTGGATCCCGCCGGAACCTTCCGAGATTTCCCCAAAAAGAAAAAGAATTCTCACGCTTCAAAGGGTGGCTGCAGTCCGGTCCACCCAGAGCCGCAGGATCACCATGGCCCATACCCGCGCCCACGGTTCCCGGTCTTGGAGAAATCGGCGCCAAAGGCCGGATAAGGCCTCCTGATTCAGCCACGTCAGGCCCGGATGTGGTGAAAGCAGGATTTCTTCAATTCGCTTCTGCCATGGGCCTTTCATCCAGACGGCGATGGGAAAGAAGAATCCCCTCTTCGGTCGACGCGTGATGGACGCCGGTATCTTCCCTTCCAGCGCATCCAGGAGAAGCTTCTTGGGAGGCGCGAGCGATTTCCATCCTTCGGGCAGACCCAGCATCCACTCCACGAGGAGATGGTCCAGAAACGGGCAACGGACCTCGAGGGAATGCGCCATGCTCATCAGATCGGTGTCCCGCAGAAGTTGGTTCAGCATGTAGCCTCGGAGTTCCAGCCACGAGATGGCGTCCATGAGGGATGCCCCTTCGATTTCGGCCGGCGTCGGGATCGAGTCCTGCGTATCCGGGGCGGATGGGAAAAGATTCCTTACGGCCTCCGGAGGGAAGAGCCCGCGCACGGCCTCGTAGGCTCGATGAACCATCGGCTGTCCGTCCAGAAGGATCTCCGCCTTGCGGTACGAGGCCGGCACGATGGGAAGACGCAGAAGAAACCTTCCCAGACGCTCTCCCCCAGGAAAGGCATGGGCGAATCTCGATCCCTTCAGCAATCGAGGCACCATTCTGAAGGATGGATAGCCGCCGAATAGCTCGTCCGATCCCAGTCCGGAGAGCGCCACCTTCACTCCGCCCTCCCTCGCCACCTTCGAGATAAAGTAGGTGTTCACGCCGTCGATGGTGGGCTGGTCCATGGCGCCAACGATCCGGGGGATTTCGTCCCACACTTCGTCGGCGCTGAACGTTCGCGACGTGTGCTCCGTGCCGAACGCCTCCGCCGTGCGCCGGGCCGCGCTGCTTTCGTCAAATCCCTTTTCCGAGAACCCCGCGGTAAAGGTGCGAATCGTCGGGCAACCGGCCATCCGGAGCAAAGCTACAATCGCCGTGGAATCGATTCCTCCGCTGAGGAAAACTCCCACGGGAACATCGCTGACCAATCGAAGCCGGGTGGACTCAACGAGGAGCGAACGCAGCCGATCCAGGGCTTCCCGGTAGGACATGGGATCAATGGCGCGGAGCGAGTTAGGCCAATAGGAACCGGACTCCGTCTTGCCGCCCCTCCAGCGCATCCAGGAAGAGGCCTGGAGAAGTCGGGCTCCTTTCCAGATCGTTCTCCCCTCGTAAACCGAGCCGAATCGGAGAAAACTGAGGAGCGCCTCCGGATCGAGGCATCGCTCGACCACCCCCCCCCGGACGAGTGCCTTGAGTTCGGATGCAAAGGCGAGTGATTTTCCGTTGGAGGCGGTGTACAGCGGTTTCTTTCCCAGACGGTCGCGCGCTAGAAATAGCTCGTGATTTCTCTCACTCCACACACCCAGCGCGAACATGCCCCGAAGTTCGTCCAAACTGCGGACCCCCCTTCGGGATAGACCGGCAAGCACGGTCTCCGTATCCGTCTTGGAACGGAACTCCACCCCGGAGGCTTCCAAGTTCCGGCGCAAGGCTTGGAAGTTGTAGACTTCGCCGTTGTAAGTGCCCTGCTGTCGTCCTTCGGGAGCTTCCATGGGTTGGCGGCCCGCGGCCGAGAGGTCGATGATCGAAAGCCGCCGATGCGCCAGCGCCGCGCGTTTGTCCGCCGAAATGTAGAATCCCTCGTCGTCGGGCCCGCGATGACGCAGAGTTCCTTGCATGGCCTTCACGGCTTCCGGGTCAACCGGAGCCGTCGAAACGAGTCCCGCAATACCGCACATCGAGTTGGGGCTACGGTATCAATCTCTCCGAAGGGCAACAAGCGCCCTTGGAGGGAATCAGCTTTGAACCGGGGTTTCCGCCGTCGAGCGCAGGCTTCGGATTGTCGCGGTCAGGCGGAGGCAGTTGTTTTCTTCCTGAGGATCTGGAAAGCCAAGATGCCGAAGGCCGACAGCCCAAATGCGAAGAGGTTTGCGCGAGTGATGTTCTTTCGCAGGTCGGGCCCCACTTGAGCGCCCGGAAGGGGCGCCGGATCGATCACGATCACCCCCGGCACGATATCCGCGGCCGCCAGCACACGCGTCTCTTCCAGCTTGCGGCCGATCGCCTGGTAGCTGTCGGAAAGGACTTCGTACTGAAGTTTGATCATCCCCAATTGCCGCTCTACCCGTGTGATTTCCGATTCGAGTTGGCGCATCTTGGCGGCGGTCTGCACGCGGTTCTCAATGAGTTCCTTTCGCTTGGCGCTGAGACCGCTCAACGTCTCCTCCAGCTTGATCTTCGATCCCAAAGCGCCCAGGTAGGTCTCATTGATCTCCCGGTCTCCCGATCCGCCTCCGGACGAACCGGACGGCCGCACGGCGGGTCCCTGTCCTCCTACCTGGGTCGGAAAGGCCGACAGATTTCCTCTTATGCTCTCCAGCCTGCCACTGGTTTCGGCGATATCGTGCCCGAGCTTGCTCAGCTCCCTGGCGGTGCCTTCGAGAATGATTTTAGTCTCTTCGAAATCGGACTTTCGGGTCGCCACGCTGAACTTCTTCTCGATGGCATCCAACCGGCCGGCGGTCTCGTCCATCTTGGCCGTCACCGTCGCAAGTGCGGCCTCCAAAGATTCCTGCATGGTTGCATAGCGACTGGCCTTGATCTCGCGGGATGTATTGACAAGGGCCTGCCCCATGAAGTTGGCCATCTTCTGCGCGAGAACCGGGTCCGGGGAGCTGGCGGTCACGTAGAACAGACGGTCCCCTCCCCCCTTGCTGAACCGGATCATCGACTTCAGACTGTCCGCCGAGTAGTTATAGGGCGGCTGATCGAGTTGGAGGCCCTTCACGATTTCCATCATCACCCGGTTGCTTGTGGCGAGCTCCCGGTAGAGATCGGCGCTCAGGGAAAGACCCCCCGGCCCCCC
Protein-coding regions in this window:
- a CDS encoding glycosyltransferase family 4 protein, giving the protein MAQLRVAYIVQHPVQYHAPFFRRLAARREIRLTVLYCENFGPSSGFDADFRSKFKWDVPLLGGYDHEFLRNVSPLPFVPSRAFFWRLINPGVIPPIVRGSFDVVAIHGYAISTYWLAFLAARLRGVPVVLAGESVWLPANERPKGGIRERLLRALCSRAGACAAIGTSSRRFYEAHGVPRDRIFLAPYAVDNDFFIREAARRRRERAAALSRWNLPPDRPMVMFSGKLIERKRPGDVLEALDRCGLDVSLLVVGDGPLREDLRRRVANLNRVHAVFTGFQNQSAMPGLYALADVFVMPSGPGETFGLAVNEAMCAGLPVIASDRVPCAEDLVEAGANGFVYPAGHVELLGGYLKRLLRDSKLRRSMGKASLGKIRSWNHRRSADGFVQAVLHAFHS
- a CDS encoding glycosyltransferase family 4 protein, whose amino-acid sequence is MRILFLFGEISEGSGGIQGYSRHLLKAVCASPVVLDAEVLLLRGSPGITALLTPPASQGRIRIRAGGPRPSGLSKVRWATLALGQAVFHRPDAVWCGHVNFLPVALTLHYGLRLPFILETHAWELALAPRGILSRGIRRARMIHAASRFTKDLILSIQPVDASKIRVLPRPADFNTFTPGPAPPELLERLHLSGKRVLLTVGRLASTERYKGHAEVIHAVKILAPKFTDLRYVIVGEGDDRARLERAAQEDGVRDRVVFAGPAGPDECVGYYRACDVFVMPSRFEGFGIVYLEALACGKPVIAGNGDGSRDALLDGRLGLLVNPLSPPEIAAAIESILDKRVGSSLTDPAVLRETARENFSFEVFGERVKENLAYLWPN
- the asnB gene encoding asparagine synthase (glutamine-hydrolyzing), which gives rise to MCGIAGLVSTAPVDPEAVKAMQGTLRHRGPDDEGFYISADKRAALAHRRLSIIDLSAAGRQPMEAPEGRQQGTYNGEVYNFQALRRNLEASGVEFRSKTDTETVLAGLSRRGVRSLDELRGMFALGVWSERNHELFLARDRLGKKPLYTASNGKSLAFASELKALVRGGVVERCLDPEALLSFLRFGSVYEGRTIWKGARLLQASSWMRWRGGKTESGSYWPNSLRAIDPMSYREALDRLRSLLVESTRLRLVSDVPVGVFLSGGIDSTAIVALLRMAGCPTIRTFTAGFSEKGFDESSAARRTAEAFGTEHTSRTFSADEVWDEIPRIVGAMDQPTIDGVNTYFISKVAREGGVKVALSGLGSDELFGGYPSFRMVPRLLKGSRFAHAFPGGERLGRFLLRLPIVPASYRKAEILLDGQPMVHRAYEAVRGLFPPEAVRNLFPSAPDTQDSIPTPAEIEGASLMDAISWLELRGYMLNQLLRDTDLMSMAHSLEVRCPFLDHLLVEWMLGLPEGWKSLAPPKKLLLDALEGKIPASITRRPKRGFFFPIAVWMKGPWQKRIEEILLSPHPGLTWLNQEALSGLWRRFLQDREPWARVWAMVILRLWVDRTAATL